CCACTACGTTCACGATTGAGGTGGTAAGGACTACCCCGCTACCTGAGCCTAGCAACGGAGCGAGTTTCTGCACGGTAAAGTACGGTCCTTTGGCATTGATTGTAAGTATCTCGTCGTACTTTTCTTCTGTCATTATCTCGAAAGGGACAAACCCCGTGACACCAGCGTTAACAAACAGGGCATCTATTGTTCCAAATTCAGCCTCCACTTGATCGGCTAATGCGGCGATATCCTTCATTGAGGCGGCATCGCTTAAGACCGCGATCGCGTTGTTTCCAAGTTGTTCACGAGCCGTATCCAGCGTCGCCTGAGTACGTCCAGTAATCAGAACGAGTGCGCCTTCATCCACTAGCAACTTCGCCGTCGCAAGGCCGATTCCGCTGCTACCTCCTGTGATCACGACCTTTTTGTCAGAGAATTTGCCTTTACTGAATAGTTCCATTTAAATCGTCCTCCCTTTGTATAATCCGTAATCGGATGATTAGGTACAGGAGCGATTATACTGCAATAAATTTAATAAGTAAACTAAATTAATTAAATTAGTTCATTTAATTAATTTCATACATAAATGGCCGCACATTTGTTATAATAGGTTTTATAGGCATCAAAGGGAGGTACTTATCCGTGAGAAAAGCTGTGAGTGTAGATACATATGTGGAAAAAATAAAACCTATTATAAGAAAAACAAAATTCAGTCAACTGAAAGTCGACGATCTCGCTAAATATATGGATATCAGCAAAGTGACACTCTATAAGCATTTTTCCTCCAAAGACGACATCATCGAACAAGTCGTGGATTATTACATTGATTATTCGAAGAAGGCTGACACCGTTGTCAAAGACGATTCCGTCTCTTTTTTGGATCGTTTTCAATTAACATTTTTACAATCTTTGATGTGTGCCGCGTATATCTCTGATTTGTTCTTGCAAGACCTTAAGGAATTTTATCCACACCATTTTGAGAATCTGTCCGTTGCCCTACAAAATCGGAATAAAAGCTTACAAACTTTTTTTGAATCCGGTATGGAGCAACAGATTTTCAACAGATTGAATGCCGTGTTGTTTATGGTTCAAGATGACGCTGTTCTGCGACGCTTTATCGATCCGTCATTTTCGATTCAGTATGATATCACTTTGAAACAAGCGATTATGGATTTCTACTACATGAAGCAGTATCAATTGCTAAAACCTGAATATCTGAAGATCATAGACAATTCCAATATTGAAATGAAGATCGTTAATATTTTGCAAGCCATTTCATAAGTGAAGCATCAGTTGGTACTCGGACAACTCGCCGTCGAGGAGAAGAGCAACGAACAAAAGCCCACTAGTTTTACAACGATGAAAAAAGAGGGGATCCGCCCCTCTTTGCTATTTCCGCCAATACATCTCCGATTTAATTGTCTTTCCGAACTAACAGTGAACAGCACTCCGCATGTCAAGTGTAGGTAGCAATTGTCTGAATTGATGCAGCAGCATTTCTAGAATAGTGGCTTGCTTGTCTAAGGCATCGTTGACGGTGGTTGCTAGTAACTTTTCTGGGCTAGCTTTCACCTATCTTCGATAATTGGAGCACCAAAGTAAACGGTTTCAAATCATTGATAGACGATCCCTGAAATGTGTGCTATCAAATTAGCGATGCTGTTACTCTCGGGCGTGGTCGACCATACGATATCCTCTCCAGATAATTGTTCAATCATTATGCGAGTCCATTTCTTGTTCGCTTTGTATTTCCTTAAGAGGTCTATTACTATGGTTGAACTGTCCAAACTCTTTCACGCCCCCAGGTTTTCCCTCAAGTTCACCAAACGTATTGCAACTTCGCTCTCCTCCCCGTTACTTCAACGGAAACGGCAGCCGATCACCTTGCCGGCTGCCGTATGTTTCCGAGCTATCATCCCCGTTAACTTATCCCTACCGCGTTCCATGCCTGAGCACCACAGGAGCGATCCGGAAACTTAAACGACGCTCTTCGGCGCAATTATTCGTCGTACCCTAGAATCATTTGGTCCAGCGTCGTGCCGGCAAGCACCATGGGGTACACGTTCTCATCGGTCGGGATGACGAACTCGACGAGCACAGGTCCTGTTGTCTGCAGCGCCTCAAGCCAGACCTTGGAGGCCTCGGCCTTTGTCGTTGCCCTTAATCCCTTGATTCCGTATGCTTCCGCAAGCTTGACGAAGTCCGGACTGCCGGACAGATCAATCTGGCTGTAGCGTCGTTCGTACATCAATTCCTGCTGCTGCTTAACCATACCGAGCACCTGGTTGTTCAAGACCACGATCTTGACCGGAATCTGATGAATCGCGCAGATCGCCATCTCCTGCGCGCACATCTGCATGCCCCCGTCGCCGTTGATCGAGACGACCAGGCGATCTGGATTTCCGACTTTAGCGCCGATCGCAGCCGGGAAGCCAAAGCCCATCGTGCCAAGACCGCCCGATGTGATGAGTGAGCGAGGATGCTTAAAGCGGTAAAACTGCGCGGTCCACATTTGGTGCTGGCCTACATCAGTGGTGATGATCGCATCTCCTTGCGTCGTCTCGCTAATCATCTCGAGCACATATTGCGGTTTAATGACAGTATCCGAATCGGTATACCGAAGCGGATGCTGCACCGTATACTCTTGAAGCTGCTCGAGCCAGGTATCCGTCTGAGCTGCTTGCGCTTTCGTGTTCGCATAAGCCAGCACGTTTTTAATATCGCCGATGCACGCGATCTCTGTCTTGACGTTCTTGCCGATTTCCGCAGGATCGATATCGATATGGGCGATACGTTTGGCCTGAGGCGCAAATCCGTCCAGTCTCATCGTGACCCGATCATCGAAACGCGAGCCGATCGAAATAATGAGATCCGCATTCTGCACCGCCATGTTCGCAGCATATACGCCATGATGTCCGAGCATGCCCAGCCACAACTCGTCATCGCTCGGAAACCCGCCGAGGCCAAGCAGGGTCGTCGCGACCGGAATCCGGGTAGTGTGGACGAATTTGATCAACTCCTGCGAGGAGTTCGCATAGACAACGCCGCCGCCCGCGATAATAACCGGCTTGCGCGCTTCTGCAATCGCCTGAAGCAGCGCATCCATTTCTGCCGGATTCGGTTCCGGGGCTCCATGGTATCCGCGCAACTGAACCGTGTCCGCTGGACGATACGCCATCCGCTGGTTGGTCACGTCTTTTGGAATATCGATCAAGACAGGACCTTTGCGGCCCGTATTCGCGATGCAGAACGCTTCATGAATGATGCGAGGAAGGTCGTGTACATTGCGAACCATGTAGCTGTGCTTCGTAATCGGCATCGTGATGCTAATAATGTCCGCTTCCTGAAAAGCATCCGTGCCCATGACAGTCGTAGATACGTTCCCCGTTATGACTACCAGCGGCACCGAATCCATATAGGCGGTTGCGATGCCGGTCACCAGATTTGTTGCTCCTGGACCGGATGTCGCGATGCATACCCCAACCTTCCCCGTCGACCTAGCATAGCCGTCCGCCGCGTGAATCGCGCCTTGTTCGTGCCGGGTCAAGATATGCTTGAATTCAGGCTGATGTACCATCGCGTCGTAAATATAGAGCACATTACCTCCCGGATAGCCGAATACGCACTCTACGCCTTCCTGCAGCAAGCCGCGCAAAAGCACCTCCGAACCGGTGATATATTCCTCTGATGGCGTCGTTGTTTCATTCGTCATTCCTAATTGCTGTTCCACTTGGGCAGCCTCCTTTGCAAAATAAAATCCCCTCTCCTCCTGAGCAAACTGACATTCGATCAAGTCAGCTCATACAGGGACGAAAGGGGAATTTTTCGCGGTACCACCCAAGTTCGCTGCCACCCTCGCGAATGCAGCCTCATGAGGTAAGGCTGATGCCTTACCTGCGGCGCGTTAACGAGCACCATTTCGGTTAAGTCTACTTGCGGGCATGGAATGAGACCAGCCACTTTCGGTTAACAGCTCCGAGACGACACCATACAAAGGGTTAAGGCAAAGGTTTCAGCGTTTCCTCTGCTCTCTGGGCATAAGCGCCTTTGCCGGCTTTCTCTTCATCGCCTGTTGGTAATAAACAAATAACCCCTTCCTTCCCAAGGCTCATAGCAGCTTGCTAGAAGCCTTGGGACGAAAGGGGAATCGCGGTACCACCCAAGTTTACTGCAACCTCGCAATTGCAGTCTCATGAGGTAAAGCCGTTGCTTTACCTGCAGCATGTTAACGGATGCCAAGCCGGTTGATCCTACTTGCGGGCGCGCAATCACGCCTTCCGCGTTCGGTCAACAGCTCCGAGACGACACTATACATACGTTACGACGGAGGTTTCAGCAATCCCTCTGCTCTCTGGACATAAACGCTATTGCATAGCCTTCTCTTCTTCGCTATATTTGGATTTTTCTGATAATAGCACAGACTCGACTTTTTTTCAAACCGAATTGATACTAAGCTGCTTCATGTCTCACCTCAATATGAGGCAACAGCAACTAGATCAAGTTATCCTGCCCATAAGCAGAGCGAGGCCGCCGATCGATCCACTGTAACCTCTTCGTGTTGTATTTATTGAGTTCTTGTACCCGTTAAGTTTAACCCATTTATGAGTGCCTTCTTATA
Above is a window of Paenibacillus sp. FSL K6-1330 DNA encoding:
- a CDS encoding SDR family oxidoreductase, giving the protein MELFSKGKFSDKKVVITGGSSGIGLATAKLLVDEGALVLITGRTQATLDTAREQLGNNAIAVLSDAASMKDIAALADQVEAEFGTIDALFVNAGVTGFVPFEIMTEEKYDEILTINAKGPYFTVQKLAPLLGSGSGVVLTTSIVNVVGFPMLSAYAASKAALRSMTRGLARELLPRNIRVNAVSPGVIDTGIMEKSMPEEAAKQTKAQMRQQIPMLRLGDPVEVAKAVAFLAFEATYTTGAEFPVDGGGSQI
- a CDS encoding TetR/AcrR family transcriptional regulator gives rise to the protein MRKAVSVDTYVEKIKPIIRKTKFSQLKVDDLAKYMDISKVTLYKHFSSKDDIIEQVVDYYIDYSKKADTVVKDDSVSFLDRFQLTFLQSLMCAAYISDLFLQDLKEFYPHHFENLSVALQNRNKSLQTFFESGMEQQIFNRLNAVLFMVQDDAVLRRFIDPSFSIQYDITLKQAIMDFYYMKQYQLLKPEYLKIIDNSNIEMKIVNILQAIS
- the ilvB gene encoding biosynthetic-type acetolactate synthase large subunit, whose protein sequence is MTNETTTPSEEYITGSEVLLRGLLQEGVECVFGYPGGNVLYIYDAMVHQPEFKHILTRHEQGAIHAADGYARSTGKVGVCIATSGPGATNLVTGIATAYMDSVPLVVITGNVSTTVMGTDAFQEADIISITMPITKHSYMVRNVHDLPRIIHEAFCIANTGRKGPVLIDIPKDVTNQRMAYRPADTVQLRGYHGAPEPNPAEMDALLQAIAEARKPVIIAGGGVVYANSSQELIKFVHTTRIPVATTLLGLGGFPSDDELWLGMLGHHGVYAANMAVQNADLIISIGSRFDDRVTMRLDGFAPQAKRIAHIDIDPAEIGKNVKTEIACIGDIKNVLAYANTKAQAAQTDTWLEQLQEYTVQHPLRYTDSDTVIKPQYVLEMISETTQGDAIITTDVGQHQMWTAQFYRFKHPRSLITSGGLGTMGFGFPAAIGAKVGNPDRLVVSINGDGGMQMCAQEMAICAIHQIPVKIVVLNNQVLGMVKQQQELMYERRYSQIDLSGSPDFVKLAEAYGIKGLRATTKAEASKVWLEALQTTGPVLVEFVIPTDENVYPMVLAGTTLDQMILGYDE